In Fructilactobacillus cliffordii, a single genomic region encodes these proteins:
- a CDS encoding alpha/beta hydrolase, with the protein MVKFIERQTHFVPAETEGIKQELDLPYADGERQRLDLYWPDVAQGPYPVIIDIHGGGMYFGAKSSQKLAGALELRKQGYAIVSPNYSLSYMAPFPQPVYEIKAVIRWVKAHAAEYQLDPDNVFLMGESSGAQLAMLAAASSGSGQLQSPLGGNFHVSDRVNGVIASYGPYDLALMKAQFAVLNQTPKFAETGDADSFEGVMLGFHRPADVPELNAMANPATYLNQQMVPVLMYAGTGDRVVPYLQTINLAAQIATVIGQDQVEVHIVADVPHGPYGFLTAKVTQQKENFLKRNRH; encoded by the coding sequence ATGGTTAAATTTATTGAACGCCAAACCCACTTTGTGCCCGCTGAGACAGAGGGAATTAAACAGGAACTAGATCTACCGTATGCGGATGGGGAACGGCAGCGGCTTGATTTGTACTGGCCGGATGTAGCACAGGGTCCTTACCCGGTGATCATCGACATTCACGGGGGTGGGATGTACTTTGGAGCTAAGAGTTCGCAAAAACTCGCCGGAGCGTTGGAACTCCGAAAACAGGGTTACGCGATTGTGAGCCCGAACTACTCGCTAAGTTACATGGCGCCGTTTCCCCAACCGGTTTACGAAATCAAAGCGGTGATTCGCTGGGTTAAAGCCCATGCGGCAGAATACCAGCTGGATCCTGATAACGTCTTTTTGATGGGTGAATCATCGGGAGCCCAGTTAGCCATGCTGGCGGCGGCTTCGAGTGGATCCGGTCAGCTTCAGAGTCCTCTCGGTGGTAATTTCCACGTCAGTGACCGGGTGAACGGCGTGATTGCCTCCTATGGACCGTATGACTTAGCCCTGATGAAGGCCCAATTTGCGGTCTTGAACCAAACGCCCAAGTTTGCGGAAACGGGGGATGCTGATTCCTTTGAAGGGGTCATGCTGGGCTTTCATCGACCAGCCGACGTTCCAGAACTAAACGCCATGGCCAATCCAGCAACTTACCTTAATCAACAGATGGTCCCGGTCTTAATGTACGCCGGAACGGGCGACCGAGTGGTTCCATACTTGCAAACCATTAACCTGGCAGCACAAATTGCTACGGTAATTGGGCAAGACCAAGTCGAGGTTCACATTGTGGCAGACGTACCCCACGGACCATATGGATTCTTGACGGCTAAGGTAACTCAGCAAAAAGAGAACTTTTTAAAACGAAATCGCCATTAA
- the lepB gene encoding signal peptidase I, which produces MKTVKGILSWIIPIVLGLLIALVIKQTLFTVAKVSGPSMDPNLHDRQTIMVWRQAKLKRGSVIVFNATGVDPTAAANDGAIKQVLGSAGTDYVKRVIAVPGDTVAFKNKKLYVNDREVKQPYISKEQQSQGTEYANQAGNWDLHSLSTQAPNWMKDKGAMKVPTGKYFVLGDNRKVSNDSRYWGFVPKDKVIGVVQTLPFGSTKTERNNINHQAQ; this is translated from the coding sequence ATGAAGACTGTTAAAGGAATTTTGAGTTGGATCATTCCCATTGTGCTGGGACTACTAATCGCTTTGGTGATTAAGCAAACCCTGTTCACCGTGGCAAAGGTTAGTGGGCCTTCCATGGATCCGAACTTACATGATCGTCAGACCATTATGGTGTGGCGGCAAGCCAAGCTCAAACGTGGCAGTGTAATTGTGTTCAATGCGACGGGCGTGGACCCGACGGCAGCCGCTAACGACGGTGCGATTAAACAAGTCTTAGGCTCTGCCGGAACTGACTACGTCAAGCGGGTTATCGCGGTTCCAGGCGATACGGTGGCATTTAAGAACAAAAAGCTGTACGTCAATGACCGAGAGGTGAAGCAACCTTATATCAGTAAGGAACAACAAAGTCAGGGAACGGAGTATGCAAACCAAGCTGGTAATTGGGATCTCCATTCTCTGTCCACTCAAGCACCGAACTGGATGAAAGATAAGGGAGCCATGAAGGTGCCTACGGGTAAGTACTTTGTGCTCGGGGATAATCGGAAAGTCTCAAACGATAGTCGATACTGGGGCTTTGTTCCCAAGGATAAGGTGATTGGAGTGGTTCAAACCTTGCCATTTGGAAGCACCAAGACTGAGCGCAACAACATTAATCATCAAGCGCAATAG
- the citD gene encoding citrate lyase acyl carrier protein produces the protein MEIKKTAMDGTLESSDIQITVSKGTDGVQIDLTSDVQERFGEQIKQTIEKVVKDFDVDNVNVKAVDQGALDCVIKARTITALQRALGTSAEPAWEVL, from the coding sequence ATGGAAATTAAAAAAACAGCCATGGATGGCACGTTAGAGTCATCTGACATCCAAATCACCGTTAGTAAGGGAACGGATGGGGTGCAAATCGATTTAACTTCAGACGTTCAAGAACGATTTGGGGAACAAATTAAGCAGACCATTGAAAAGGTCGTGAAGGACTTTGACGTGGACAATGTCAACGTCAAGGCCGTGGACCAAGGGGCTTTGGACTGTGTCATTAAAGCACGGACCATTACGGCCTTACAACGGGCCCTTGGGACCAGCGCAGAACCAGCATGGGAGGTACTCTAA
- the citX gene encoding citrate lyase holo-[acyl-carrier protein] synthase: MRDLFTTGTPQTIADVLHSKDERVHRQQQLLAQFPQGTVVALKMNVPGPIKTNASLRELFAAGQRQFETQFQDVEQLQTPIVTTTSAGTEVFYVFALAGTTAKQRAMTFEDQEPLGRLFDADVFTSDQQHYSRSTMGYPVRRCFLCDRPAKECGRNRTHSVVELQAYFNQVATEVLGDD, from the coding sequence ATGAGAGACCTATTTACGACGGGGACGCCCCAGACCATCGCCGACGTCTTACACAGTAAGGATGAGCGGGTGCACCGGCAGCAACAATTGCTGGCCCAGTTTCCGCAGGGAACGGTCGTGGCTTTGAAGATGAACGTTCCCGGGCCAATTAAGACCAATGCGTCGCTGCGGGAATTATTTGCAGCCGGGCAACGGCAGTTCGAAACCCAGTTTCAGGATGTTGAACAGCTCCAGACACCGATTGTTACCACCACATCAGCCGGGACTGAGGTCTTTTATGTCTTTGCGTTAGCCGGAACGACGGCGAAACAACGCGCGATGACCTTTGAAGATCAGGAACCACTGGGGCGCTTATTTGACGCGGACGTGTTTACCAGCGATCAGCAACACTATTCGCGCAGTACCATGGGCTATCCGGTTCGCCGTTGTTTTTTGTGTGACCGACCAGCCAAGGAGTGTGGGCGCAACCGAACCCACTCGGTGGTGGAACTGCAAGCCTACTTTAATCAAGTGGCTACGGAGGTGCTCGGGGATGACTAA
- the citC gene encoding [citrate (pro-3S)-lyase] ligase, with protein sequence MDAEIREMNLQNPDEFEQWRSFLAGLGIANFTADEVDPLDGTIGLFEGDRLMATGSYSENILKYIGVCHKTSENGVYFNKIVSTLLTILGQQGIFHIFVFTKPQYSASFQHVGFQEIVHSESAAFLETGPTSINDYLAGIPKVEGASSAIVMNANPFTLGHRYLVEEAARHSRHVYVFVVSTDKSLFNSQERLEMVKDGTADLENVDVVSGSDYLVSYATFPAYFLKSDTSRVRYQTTIDALIFKERIAPTLSITTRYLGTEPQSETTNVYNEVLESVLPPTVQVEIIPRKETDGKIISARDVRLAIKDDRLADLTGLVPPTTATFITEHKAELQARIRKGMKIDGN encoded by the coding sequence ATGGATGCAGAAATCAGGGAGATGAACCTCCAAAATCCGGATGAGTTTGAGCAGTGGCGCTCGTTTCTTGCGGGCTTAGGCATTGCAAACTTTACGGCTGATGAGGTGGATCCGTTAGATGGGACGATTGGTCTGTTCGAAGGGGACCGCTTAATGGCCACCGGATCGTACTCAGAAAACATTTTGAAGTACATCGGGGTGTGTCACAAAACCAGTGAAAATGGGGTCTACTTTAACAAGATTGTGTCAACGTTACTGACGATTTTAGGTCAGCAAGGGATTTTTCACATCTTTGTGTTCACCAAGCCCCAGTATTCAGCTAGTTTTCAGCACGTGGGCTTTCAAGAAATCGTTCACAGCGAGAGCGCCGCGTTCTTAGAAACCGGGCCGACCTCAATTAATGACTACCTGGCCGGGATTCCCAAGGTGGAGGGCGCAAGCTCCGCCATTGTGATGAATGCCAATCCGTTTACTTTGGGACACCGGTACCTGGTGGAGGAAGCAGCCCGGCATAGCAGGCACGTGTATGTATTTGTGGTTAGCACCGATAAATCGCTGTTTAACTCTCAGGAACGCTTGGAGATGGTGAAGGACGGCACCGCTGATTTAGAGAACGTTGACGTGGTGAGTGGTTCGGACTATTTGGTGAGTTATGCCACTTTCCCGGCGTACTTTTTAAAGAGTGATACGAGTCGGGTCCGGTACCAAACCACGATTGATGCGTTGATCTTTAAAGAGCGGATTGCGCCGACGTTAAGCATTACCACCCGTTATTTGGGGACGGAGCCACAATCAGAGACGACAAACGTTTATAATGAGGTCTTAGAAAGCGTCCTTCCACCGACGGTTCAGGTTGAGATTATTCCCCGGAAGGAAACGGACGGTAAGATTATCTCAGCGCGTGACGTGCGGTTGGCGATTAAGGACGATCGGTTAGCTGATTTAACTGGTCTGGTCCCGCCGACGACGGCGACTTTCATCACGGAGCACAAGGCAGAATTGCAAGCACGGATTAGGAAAGGAATGAAAATTGATGGAAATTAA
- the citG gene encoding triphosphoribosyl-dephospho-CoA synthase CitG, with amino-acid sequence MTNASLDLTFPQQDTESISQTAVAALLDEVVTHPKPGLVDPVDNRGHEDMDVYLFIDSALSMPPYLKQCFQAGVNFNGTELTDLMAQLRPLGIAAERRMFAITNDVNTHKGAIFVLGIMMAACGYAQAQSQIETTSLAAVVATERAMTTGLISKDFAQLDHKKHLTAGELQYLEYGTTGIRGEAEAGFPTVFQHGVPTLLASSGSQQERILTALLAIVANSRDSNLIKRAGTPAIVSQAQAQAQELLHVKQTTGQLDLVALQQMTDQFASQNLSLGGSADLLILTIFVARLAQRL; translated from the coding sequence ATGACTAACGCTTCGCTCGACCTTACTTTTCCCCAGCAGGACACAGAAAGCATCAGCCAAACCGCGGTAGCGGCGCTCTTAGACGAAGTGGTTACACATCCTAAGCCGGGTCTGGTCGATCCGGTTGATAACCGTGGTCACGAGGACATGGACGTTTATTTGTTTATTGACAGTGCGCTGAGCATGCCGCCCTACTTGAAGCAGTGTTTTCAAGCTGGAGTAAATTTCAATGGAACCGAACTGACCGATTTAATGGCGCAGCTGCGACCGTTGGGAATAGCGGCGGAACGACGGATGTTTGCCATAACCAACGATGTGAATACGCACAAGGGTGCCATCTTCGTTTTGGGGATTATGATGGCAGCCTGTGGGTATGCCCAAGCACAATCACAAATAGAGACAACTTCTCTTGCCGCGGTAGTGGCCACCGAACGAGCCATGACAACGGGGTTAATCAGCAAAGATTTTGCTCAGTTAGACCACAAGAAACATCTAACCGCGGGGGAACTTCAGTACCTAGAGTATGGCACCACGGGAATTCGAGGCGAGGCAGAAGCGGGTTTTCCCACTGTCTTTCAGCATGGGGTTCCAACGTTGCTGGCGAGTTCCGGCAGCCAGCAGGAGCGGATTTTAACTGCATTGCTGGCCATTGTTGCGAATAGTCGGGACAGTAACTTGATTAAACGGGCCGGCACCCCAGCAATTGTGTCTCAAGCGCAAGCGCAAGCCCAGGAATTGTTACATGTGAAACAAACGACGGGTCAATTAGATTTAGTGGCGTTGCAACAGATGACGGATCAATTTGCGTCCCAGAATTTGAGTCTGGGTGGATCAGCAGATTTATTAATTCTAACGATTTTTGTGGCACGGTTGGCCCAGCGGTTATAA
- a CDS encoding NAD(P)-dependent malic enzyme: MAEDVFQIHKDHTGVLGIEGEFPVDNKEELALAYTPGVAKVSKAIEQDPKLKDVYTMSGKLVAVVTDGSAVLGLGNIGAGAGLPVVEGKALLYKDLASVNALPIAIDQDSAAEIASHIKAISQSFAGIHLEDIAAPKCFELEELLSQQLDIPVYHDDQEGTAIVILAGLINAAKVVNKNLTDLKIVLNGAGASGIATARLLNAVGIKHVTLVDIDGVVHADSQNYNKYQTGLAKVLNGVDGQVLDDVIDDQDVFIGLSVANVLSSDQVKRMAKDPIIFALANPVPEIDPDEAKAAGAAVVATGSSKYPNQVNNILVFPGLFKGLLASGINQVTYQIEETVAQAIAAMIPEPTAEQIVPGVFDKGVVETVSQALENLAK; this comes from the coding sequence ATGGCAGAAGACGTATTTCAAATTCACAAGGACCATACTGGGGTCCTCGGTATCGAAGGCGAATTCCCCGTTGATAATAAAGAGGAATTAGCACTGGCGTACACGCCCGGTGTTGCCAAGGTATCGAAGGCCATCGAACAGGATCCGAAGCTGAAAGATGTTTACACAATGAGTGGGAAGTTGGTCGCGGTGGTAACTGACGGTTCCGCTGTTCTCGGACTTGGAAACATTGGTGCGGGGGCCGGTTTGCCGGTGGTTGAAGGAAAAGCGCTCTTGTACAAGGATTTGGCTAGTGTGAACGCGTTACCAATTGCCATTGATCAAGATAGTGCTGCTGAAATTGCGAGCCACATCAAGGCCATTTCACAATCCTTTGCCGGAATTCACCTGGAAGACATTGCAGCTCCCAAGTGTTTTGAACTCGAAGAACTGCTGAGCCAACAATTAGATATTCCGGTTTACCATGACGACCAAGAGGGAACGGCCATCGTCATTTTGGCTGGTCTAATTAACGCCGCTAAGGTAGTTAATAAGAACCTTACGGACTTAAAAATCGTGTTGAACGGAGCCGGAGCTTCTGGAATTGCGACGGCCCGCTTGTTGAATGCGGTCGGCATCAAGCACGTGACTCTCGTTGACATTGACGGAGTCGTGCATGCAGACAGTCAAAACTACAATAAGTACCAAACTGGCTTAGCCAAAGTATTAAACGGGGTGGATGGTCAGGTTCTGGACGACGTGATTGACGATCAGGATGTCTTTATCGGTCTTTCCGTTGCGAACGTCTTAAGTAGCGATCAAGTGAAGCGGATGGCTAAGGATCCCATCATCTTTGCCCTTGCTAATCCAGTGCCAGAAATTGACCCGGATGAAGCGAAAGCGGCCGGTGCAGCTGTGGTGGCTACCGGATCCAGTAAGTACCCGAACCAGGTTAATAACATTTTGGTCTTCCCGGGTCTCTTCAAAGGCTTATTGGCTAGTGGAATTAACCAGGTTACCTACCAGATTGAAGAAACCGTTGCGCAAGCGATTGCGGCCATGATTCCGGAACCAACTGCGGAACAAATTGTGCCCGGTGTTTTTGATAAAGGCGTGGTTGAGACCGTTTCCCAAGCACTCGAAAACTTAGCAAAGTAG
- a CDS encoding C1 family peptidase: MMNFVEPLTDAKLRELQQHFMAWPNHKLVANAINSNGINQTAKNAKVLRQLNRTFSDEIKTGKVSNQKQSGRCWLFSILNTLRHKFADQYNVKDFELSQSYLFFWDKIERANMFYSHLIALADRPLSDRDVAFYLDSPDDDGGQWAMAASLVQKYGVVPRETFPENAVTENTSEFADLLNRKLRKDGLALRKLVRDGASDAEIVATKDQFLTEVYQITASAIGVPPERFDLEYRDDDNHYHFDQGLTPKEFYQKYIDVDLNDYVVLSNAPDKDYYQMYALPSQDNVIGGLSIQFLNLPMEELKQAAITQLQNQETVWFGNDVLKQADRKAGILDSQLYLQDQLLDVDTQMSKKERFETHEAEVSHAMTLTGVDLIDGQPRKWKVENSWGDKVGKDGYFVMGDNWMDDYVYEVVIRRKYLTGKQQAALNSDLIVLPPWDSLA, encoded by the coding sequence ATGATGAACTTTGTAGAACCACTGACAGATGCAAAATTACGCGAGTTACAGCAACACTTTATGGCTTGGCCGAACCATAAGTTGGTCGCCAATGCGATCAACAGTAATGGGATTAACCAAACGGCGAAGAATGCCAAGGTTTTACGCCAGTTAAATCGGACTTTTTCTGATGAAATTAAGACTGGAAAGGTGTCGAACCAAAAGCAAAGTGGCCGGTGCTGGCTGTTTTCGATTTTAAACACGTTACGGCACAAATTTGCGGACCAGTACAACGTGAAGGACTTTGAACTGTCCCAAAGTTACCTCTTTTTCTGGGACAAAATTGAGCGGGCAAACATGTTCTATTCCCACTTGATTGCGCTAGCCGACCGCCCACTTTCGGATCGCGACGTTGCCTTTTACTTGGATTCTCCCGATGATGATGGGGGCCAATGGGCCATGGCTGCTTCATTGGTCCAAAAGTATGGGGTTGTTCCACGTGAAACATTCCCAGAAAATGCTGTCACAGAAAACACCAGTGAGTTTGCGGACCTCTTGAACCGGAAACTCCGTAAGGACGGCTTAGCTTTACGGAAGTTGGTTCGAGATGGGGCTAGTGACGCGGAAATTGTGGCTACGAAAGATCAATTTTTGACCGAAGTTTATCAAATTACCGCTAGTGCGATTGGCGTTCCGCCAGAACGATTTGACCTTGAATACCGAGACGATGACAACCATTACCACTTTGATCAAGGCTTGACGCCCAAAGAATTTTACCAAAAATATATTGACGTAGATTTGAACGACTACGTGGTATTGAGTAACGCGCCTGATAAGGATTACTACCAAATGTATGCTTTACCGAGTCAGGATAACGTAATTGGCGGATTATCAATCCAATTTTTGAACCTGCCGATGGAAGAACTGAAGCAAGCGGCCATTACGCAGCTGCAAAACCAAGAAACGGTGTGGTTTGGAAACGACGTGTTAAAACAAGCGGACCGAAAAGCCGGGATCTTGGACAGTCAACTTTACCTACAAGATCAGCTCTTAGACGTTGATACGCAAATGAGTAAAAAAGAACGGTTTGAAACCCATGAGGCAGAAGTGAGTCATGCCATGACTTTGACCGGAGTTGACCTAATTGACGGTCAACCACGGAAATGGAAAGTGGAAAATAGTTGGGGCGACAAGGTGGGTAAAGACGGTTACTTTGTGATGGGCGACAATTGGATGGACGACTATGTTTACGAAGTAGTCATTCGGCGCAAGTACCTAACGGGCAAGCAACAAGCCGCATTAAACTCAGACTTGATTGTGTTACCGCCATGGGATTCGTTGGCATAA
- the citE gene encoding citrate (pro-3S)-lyase subunit beta, translated as MTFKKDRLRRTMMFVPGNNAGMLKDAGIYGADSIMFDLEDAVSLAEKDSARILVYEALQTVDYGDTELVVRINGLDTDFFQADIQAMVKAGIDVIRIPKVENADMIRETENLVAAAEEKFGIPVGTTHLMAAIESAEGVLNVKEIAKASDRMIGIALSAEDYTTDLQTHRYPGGKELEFARNMIINAARAAKISAFDTVYTNVDNVDGLIEETEFIHQLGYDGKSVINPRQIPVINKVFEPSEAEVKNAQNVIAAIERAHQAGSGVIAMNGQMVDRPVVMRAERVMKLAKASGIVDKEGHYIGE; from the coding sequence ATGACATTTAAAAAAGATCGGTTACGGCGGACAATGATGTTCGTTCCCGGAAACAACGCCGGGATGTTAAAGGATGCCGGCATTTACGGCGCCGACTCCATCATGTTTGACTTGGAAGATGCCGTTTCGTTAGCCGAAAAGGATTCCGCACGAATCTTGGTCTACGAAGCTTTGCAAACCGTTGATTACGGGGACACCGAATTGGTAGTCCGGATTAACGGGTTGGACACGGACTTCTTCCAAGCTGACATTCAAGCAATGGTAAAAGCCGGGATTGACGTAATTCGGATTCCTAAAGTGGAAAATGCTGACATGATTCGGGAAACCGAAAACTTGGTGGCTGCTGCCGAGGAAAAATTCGGTATTCCCGTCGGAACCACCCACTTGATGGCTGCGATTGAAAGTGCCGAAGGGGTCTTGAACGTGAAAGAAATTGCCAAGGCTTCAGACCGGATGATTGGGATTGCCTTATCAGCCGAAGATTACACGACGGACTTACAAACCCACCGTTACCCAGGCGGAAAAGAATTGGAATTCGCCCGGAACATGATTATCAACGCCGCTCGGGCTGCCAAGATTTCGGCCTTTGATACGGTTTACACCAACGTGGACAACGTGGATGGTTTGATTGAAGAAACTGAATTCATTCACCAATTAGGTTATGATGGTAAGTCAGTTATCAACCCACGGCAAATCCCTGTAATTAACAAGGTCTTTGAACCAAGTGAAGCAGAAGTTAAGAACGCGCAAAACGTGATTGCCGCCATTGAACGAGCTCACCAAGCTGGTTCTGGAGTAATCGCCATGAACGGTCAAATGGTGGACCGTCCGGTAGTAATGCGGGCTGAACGGGTTATGAAACTGGCCAAGGCTTCTGGAATCGTCGACAAGGAGGGTCACTACATTGGAGAATAA
- the citF gene encoding citrate lyase subunit alpha, which translates to MENKLGRELPSTLLEKLDFKPFTTTEIGHPIVQRTAPKVRLSTGDDKVTNDLKQIVKDNVKDGMTISFHHHFRNGDFVFNQVMKEIMAQGIKDLTLAPSSLTGAMNDVAIEAIKNGTVTNITTSGMRGSLGDEVSHGLLPNPVIFRSHGGRARAIENGDIKIDVAFLGVPNADRCGNANGMYGDEAFGSLGYALMDANYADKVVLLTDNLVDYPNTPASIKQTQVDYVVEVDQVGDPDKIGSGATRFTKDPKNLKIANLVSDVITNSSYFKEGFSFQTGSGGAALAVTRYLRTAMVNKNIHASFGLGGITKPMVDLLEEGLIGKLMDVQDFDKTAAQSMKDNLDQQEIDASWYADPDNKGAMVDQLDVSILSALEIDTDFNVNVLTGSDGVIRGAVGGHQDAATAKMTIICAPLVRGRIPSVVKSVGTAVTPGSSIDVLVTERGIAVNPNRPELKEELSNVPGLNIYTIDELADMAQAIVGQEAELNFTDRTVGLVEYRDGSIIDAIKEVKD; encoded by the coding sequence TTGGAGAATAAATTAGGACGGGAATTACCCAGCACTTTATTAGAAAAATTAGACTTTAAACCGTTTACGACCACTGAAATTGGTCACCCAATTGTACAACGGACTGCTCCGAAGGTTCGTTTATCAACCGGTGATGACAAGGTCACAAACGACTTAAAACAAATCGTGAAGGATAACGTTAAAGACGGCATGACGATTTCTTTCCACCACCACTTTCGAAACGGGGACTTCGTTTTTAACCAAGTGATGAAAGAAATCATGGCGCAAGGGATTAAAGACCTGACGTTAGCCCCATCTTCATTAACGGGTGCTATGAATGACGTAGCCATTGAAGCTATTAAAAACGGCACGGTTACTAACATCACCACCTCTGGGATGCGGGGTTCACTTGGGGACGAAGTTTCTCATGGTTTACTACCAAACCCAGTCATCTTCCGTTCGCACGGAGGCCGGGCTCGGGCCATCGAAAACGGCGATATTAAGATTGACGTGGCCTTTTTAGGGGTGCCAAATGCTGACCGGTGTGGAAATGCCAACGGAATGTACGGTGACGAAGCCTTTGGTTCGCTTGGTTACGCCCTAATGGACGCTAACTACGCTGACAAGGTTGTGTTATTAACCGACAACCTCGTGGACTATCCCAACACGCCAGCTTCCATCAAGCAAACTCAGGTTGACTATGTAGTGGAAGTGGACCAAGTGGGTGATCCTGACAAAATTGGTTCGGGAGCAACTCGGTTTACGAAGGATCCGAAGAACTTGAAAATTGCGAACTTAGTTAGTGACGTCATCACCAATTCTTCGTACTTTAAAGAAGGATTCTCCTTCCAAACTGGTTCTGGTGGAGCTGCCTTAGCCGTTACCCGTTATTTGCGGACTGCCATGGTTAACAAGAACATCCACGCTTCCTTTGGACTTGGAGGAATTACGAAGCCAATGGTCGACCTCTTAGAAGAAGGTTTGATTGGCAAGTTAATGGACGTGCAAGACTTTGATAAGACGGCCGCTCAATCCATGAAGGATAACTTGGACCAACAAGAAATTGATGCTTCCTGGTACGCTGATCCTGATAACAAGGGTGCCATGGTTGATCAATTAGACGTTTCGATTTTGAGTGCCTTAGAAATTGACACCGACTTTAACGTGAACGTCTTAACTGGTTCTGATGGAGTAATCCGGGGAGCCGTTGGTGGACACCAAGATGCTGCCACTGCCAAAATGACAATTATCTGCGCTCCGCTAGTTCGGGGTCGGATTCCTTCCGTTGTGAAGAGCGTCGGCACGGCCGTTACGCCAGGTAGTTCAATTGATGTGCTGGTTACGGAACGGGGTATTGCTGTAAACCCGAACCGCCCAGAACTCAAGGAAGAATTGTCCAACGTTCCTGGCTTGAACATTTACACCATTGATGAATTAGCCGACATGGCTCAAGCAATTGTGGGTCAAGAAGCAGAACTGAACTTCACCGACCGCACCGTTGGTCTGGTTGAATACCGGGATGGTTCGATCATTGACGCCATTAAAGAAGTAAAAGACTAG
- a CDS encoding alpha/beta fold hydrolase: MKFYTNDNVELVYDDQGEPTDQPVVILSGIGAYKEYWEETIAELVTRHYRVINVDARNQGQSEHTSKGLRISRHAADLFELVEKLQLQKLILMGNSMGASTMFAYLSLYGAANVKAVVDVDQSPKMINDQQWHLGFKDITWDDFHEVLKQPLGKTTYTNFADGLFKKLQELKHQYPYDADLNYPLLVDHATQDWRDIIANLQCPLLIVSGQESPFFNPEFGEVATRMSEQVNHVVIPRAGHLVMAEQPAEFNAELVKFLANVAE; this comes from the coding sequence ATGAAATTTTATACCAATGACAACGTAGAGTTAGTTTATGACGATCAGGGTGAACCCACTGACCAACCGGTGGTCATCTTATCGGGAATTGGTGCTTACAAAGAATACTGGGAGGAAACGATTGCGGAACTCGTTACGCGACACTACCGGGTGATTAACGTGGACGCTCGAAATCAGGGGCAGTCAGAACACACCAGCAAGGGGCTGCGGATTAGTCGGCATGCGGCAGACCTGTTTGAGTTAGTGGAAAAACTGCAGCTGCAAAAACTCATTTTAATGGGGAATTCGATGGGCGCTTCGACCATGTTTGCCTACCTGTCTTTATACGGTGCGGCTAACGTTAAGGCCGTGGTCGATGTGGATCAGAGTCCAAAGATGATTAATGACCAGCAGTGGCACTTGGGCTTTAAAGACATTACCTGGGATGACTTTCACGAAGTTTTAAAACAACCGTTGGGAAAAACAACGTACACGAATTTTGCTGATGGTTTGTTTAAGAAGTTACAAGAACTTAAGCACCAGTATCCGTACGACGCGGACCTAAACTATCCGTTACTAGTGGATCATGCTACCCAAGATTGGCGTGACATTATTGCTAACTTGCAGTGCCCGCTGTTGATTGTTTCTGGGCAGGAATCCCCCTTCTTTAATCCCGAGTTTGGAGAAGTAGCCACGCGGATGTCAGAGCAGGTGAATCACGTGGTAATTCCGCGGGCAGGGCACCTGGTGATGGCTGAACAACCGGCCGAATTTAATGCTGAATTAGTGAAATTTCTTGCAAACGTGGCAGAATAA